From Zavarzinella sp., one genomic window encodes:
- a CDS encoding phosphopantothenoylcysteine decarboxylase — MNILVAAGNTQTPIDAVRCITNVFTGRTGARLATEATNRGHHVTLVTSHPEQILQPTSISVVPYRTYHDLDSCAEVLIRHKSWDAIIFAAAVSDYHLSGVYSRSENDQQVLSEQALTALDTNNKISSQHQELWLKLTPTVKIIDQIRTTWGYRGLLVKFKLEVGITAPELLEIAKRSRATSDADWIVANLFENYQTTAWIGDRNDQFISVQREQLSTVLLDQLEQKFTSDPQFASCES, encoded by the coding sequence ATGAACATCTTAGTCGCGGCAGGCAACACCCAGACACCCATTGATGCCGTGCGGTGCATCACCAACGTGTTTACGGGCAGGACGGGTGCCCGCCTGGCCACGGAAGCGACGAATCGTGGGCACCATGTCACGCTGGTTACTTCTCATCCGGAACAGATTTTGCAACCAACATCGATTTCCGTGGTGCCTTACCGCACTTACCATGACCTTGACAGTTGTGCGGAAGTGCTGATTCGCCACAAATCGTGGGATGCCATTATTTTTGCAGCTGCCGTCAGCGATTACCACCTTAGTGGGGTGTATTCCAGATCAGAAAATGACCAGCAAGTACTTTCAGAACAGGCACTTACAGCACTTGACACCAACAACAAAATCAGCAGTCAGCATCAGGAATTGTGGCTGAAACTGACCCCCACCGTCAAGATTATTGATCAGATCCGCACCACGTGGGGCTATCGCGGGCTACTGGTCAAGTTCAAGTTGGAAGTGGGGATCACCGCACCAGAGTTGCTGGAAATTGCCAAACGCTCGCGTGCCACTTCCGATGCCGATTGGATTGTCGCTAACCTGTTTGAAAATTATCAGACCACCGCCTGGATTGGTGATCGCAATGATCAGTTCATTTCGGTTCAACGCGAACAGTTGTCGACAGTTCTACTTGACCAGCTGGAACAGAAATTTACTTCAGATCCACAATTCGCAAGTTGCGAAAGCTGA
- a CDS encoding SDR family oxidoreductase, giving the protein MPVALITGSGKKRVGSVVAQYLAKRGWDIAVHYRSSATEAAELAQVLTKKGIRCQIFQADLADEQAVQVMVDQVFAHFGQVDLLVNAAAIWERKPLEEVTGADVRKHFDTNCLGTFLTCQQVGLRMTKQPQGGLIVNIGDWAEARPYLNYAAYFPSKGAVSTLSRCFAVELAARNPRVRVNCLLPGPVMLPEDLPTEEREEAIAGTLVKEEGSPENIAQAVESLWLNKFITGVSLPIDGGRTICSNE; this is encoded by the coding sequence ATGCCAGTTGCATTGATCACCGGAAGCGGGAAAAAGCGTGTCGGTTCAGTGGTAGCACAATATCTGGCTAAACGTGGCTGGGATATTGCGGTGCATTACCGCTCATCCGCAACTGAAGCAGCAGAACTGGCGCAAGTCCTGACAAAAAAAGGAATTCGGTGCCAGATCTTTCAGGCCGATCTCGCAGATGAACAGGCTGTTCAAGTGATGGTAGATCAGGTGTTTGCCCACTTCGGGCAGGTGGATCTGCTGGTGAATGCCGCAGCAATCTGGGAACGTAAGCCACTGGAAGAAGTCACTGGCGCCGATGTGCGTAAACACTTTGATACCAACTGTTTAGGAACGTTTCTCACCTGTCAGCAGGTGGGTCTGCGGATGACAAAGCAGCCACAGGGTGGCTTGATTGTGAATATTGGCGACTGGGCCGAAGCCCGCCCATACCTCAATTATGCGGCCTATTTCCCATCCAAAGGTGCCGTCAGCACGCTCAGCCGGTGTTTTGCAGTGGAACTTGCCGCACGCAATCCTCGGGTGCGGGTGAATTGTCTGCTGCCGGGCCCCGTGATGCTGCCTGAAGATTTACCCACAGAAGAGCGGGAAGAAGCCATTGCAGGCACTCTCGTGAAAGAAGAAGGCAGCCCGGAAAATATCGCCCAGGCAGTGGAAAGTTTGTGGCTTAACAAGTTTATCACCGGTGTATCGTTGCCCATCGATGGTGGACGAACGATCTGCTCCAACGAATAA
- a CDS encoding VOC family protein, which translates to MDRVSHFEIPFTDQKRAATFYQKVFGWEITEIPGMPYWFATTTPVGENHMPKEPGAINGGFYERSMDASPNPMIVIEVADVAARVQEVLMAGGEIVFMPRQVGDMGLYAQVKDCEGNYLGLWQNLQQ; encoded by the coding sequence ATGGATCGAGTTTCACATTTTGAAATTCCGTTTACCGATCAGAAACGAGCCGCAACCTTCTACCAGAAAGTGTTCGGCTGGGAGATTACGGAAATCCCCGGCATGCCGTACTGGTTTGCTACCACCACACCCGTGGGTGAAAACCACATGCCGAAGGAGCCAGGAGCCATCAACGGTGGGTTTTACGAACGCAGCATGGATGCTAGCCCCAACCCGATGATTGTAATCGAAGTGGCTGATGTTGCGGCACGAGTGCAGGAAGTTTTAATGGCGGGTGGGGAAATTGTCTTCATGCCACGCCAGGTGGGCGATATGGGTCTATACGCCCAGGTGAAAGATTGCGAAGGTAACTACCTTGGACTGTGGCAGAATCTGCAACAGTGA
- a CDS encoding DUF1080 domain-containing protein codes for MNNNTSVFGTASRLLLAVILVAASTNAPCLAADEAKLTAEELQEGWLQFFDGTSTLGWKITGDAKVKDHTLILGGEKETTATPDLLLPTIKHLVQLKMSWTGKKPPTVETADGNISEFMVNSTKDDVNVFGWGNPAKSGNKVVVPVSLKIPAGTTVRLHYLRLNINSDFTSLFNGKDLTGWKLFPGDKYKSQYTVTKEGYLNVKDGPGDLQTATKHDNFLLHLECISNGKHLNSGIFFRCLPDVYQQGYEMQIRNEWMGDDRTKPVDFGTGAIYRRQPASQVVSTDGEWFHATLYANKNHLRTWVNGIPVVSWHDDRAADVNARKGYCAGAGHISIQGHDPTTDLSFRNLRIVDLK; via the coding sequence ATGAACAACAATACTTCCGTTTTTGGAACTGCAAGCAGATTGCTGCTGGCAGTTATCCTCGTTGCCGCATCCACCAATGCACCTTGCCTTGCTGCCGATGAAGCAAAACTGACTGCAGAAGAACTGCAGGAAGGCTGGCTGCAGTTCTTCGATGGCACCAGTACGCTGGGCTGGAAAATCACGGGCGATGCGAAAGTGAAGGATCACACTCTCATATTGGGTGGGGAGAAAGAAACCACTGCCACACCCGATTTGTTATTACCCACAATCAAACATTTGGTTCAGCTAAAAATGAGTTGGACTGGGAAAAAACCACCAACGGTTGAAACTGCCGATGGAAATATTTCGGAATTCATGGTGAATTCAACAAAAGACGATGTCAACGTTTTTGGTTGGGGAAATCCTGCGAAATCAGGCAATAAAGTTGTAGTTCCGGTGTCGCTGAAAATTCCTGCAGGCACCACTGTCAGACTTCACTATCTGCGTTTGAACATCAACAGTGATTTCACTTCGTTGTTTAATGGGAAAGACTTAACAGGCTGGAAGTTATTCCCCGGCGACAAATACAAATCGCAATACACCGTTACCAAAGAAGGTTATTTGAACGTGAAGGATGGGCCGGGCGACCTGCAAACTGCTACAAAGCATGACAATTTTCTGCTGCACCTGGAATGCATCAGTAACGGCAAGCACCTGAACAGTGGGATCTTTTTCCGCTGCCTGCCGGATGTTTACCAGCAGGGTTACGAGATGCAGATTCGCAATGAATGGATGGGCGATGACCGCACGAAGCCGGTTGATTTTGGCACGGGGGCCATTTATCGCAGGCAACCAGCAAGCCAGGTGGTTTCCACCGATGGGGAGTGGTTTCACGCCACATTATACGCCAATAAAAACCACCTGCGAACGTGGGTGAATGGCATTCCCGTGGTTAGTTGGCACGATGATCGGGCTGCAGATGTGAATGCCCGCAAAGGTTATTGTGCGGGCGCAGGCCACATTTCTATTCAGGGGCACGATCCTACCACCGACCTCAGCTTTCGCAACTTGCGAATTGTGGATCTGAAGTAA